One Leptolyngbya ohadii IS1 genomic window carries:
- a CDS encoding glutathione S-transferase family protein, whose translation MIQLHGHELSGNSYKVRLMLSLLGLEYEWVRVDLMQGVHKQPAFLALNPFGQVPVLVDGETVLADAQAILVYLARQYGGEFWLPLDAESMSRVVRWLSTTAGEVRQGPEAARLYHLFKVTNISLERAMQKSEFILTQLDRYLAERDWLELGHSTIADVAVFPYVALAGDGKVDLTPYPHVLAWIDRITHLPNFIGMTGILEPVIA comes from the coding sequence ATGATTCAGCTTCACGGTCACGAGCTGTCGGGCAACAGCTATAAAGTCAGGCTAATGCTGTCGCTGCTGGGTTTGGAGTACGAGTGGGTTAGGGTTGATTTAATGCAGGGCGTCCATAAACAGCCTGCTTTCCTGGCACTCAATCCGTTTGGGCAGGTGCCTGTCCTGGTCGATGGAGAAACCGTACTGGCAGATGCTCAAGCCATTCTGGTGTATCTGGCGCGGCAGTATGGCGGCGAATTCTGGTTGCCATTAGATGCAGAATCCATGAGTCGTGTGGTGCGCTGGCTTTCAACCACTGCTGGAGAAGTGCGCCAGGGTCCGGAAGCTGCCCGTCTATATCATCTGTTCAAAGTTACGAATATCAGCCTGGAGCGGGCAATGCAAAAATCAGAGTTCATCCTGACCCAGCTCGATCGTTATCTGGCAGAGCGGGACTGGCTGGAATTAGGGCATTCTACGATCGCAGATGTTGCCGTGTTCCCCTATGTTGCTCTGGCAGGTGATGGCAAGGTTGATTTAACGCCCTATCCCCATGTGCTTGCCTGGATCGATCGCATCACGCATTTGCCAAATTTCATTGGCATGACTGGTATTTTAGAACCCGTTATCGCATAG
- a CDS encoding pyridoxamine 5'-phosphate oxidase family protein, whose protein sequence is MPRKFGEIAFTPEVKAAQAERGSRETYEKYIANGSGGDVVTPKIAEFIAQLDGFYLGTVSSNGYPYIQFRGGAPGFLKVLDEKTLGFADFSGNVQYITVGNLTGNDKAFLFLMDYRHRKRIKIWGRAELIEGNSEWTERLQVPGYPAAVERAILFHVEAISENCPQHIPIRYSEAEVEAMLSPLHDRIAELEQQLAQQVEQRLSQRSNIQ, encoded by the coding sequence ATGCCGCGCAAGTTTGGTGAAATTGCGTTTACACCAGAAGTCAAAGCTGCACAGGCAGAACGAGGATCGCGAGAAACCTACGAGAAATACATTGCGAATGGTTCCGGTGGTGATGTAGTAACGCCGAAGATCGCAGAATTTATCGCGCAGCTTGACGGGTTTTATTTAGGAACGGTTAGTTCCAACGGCTATCCCTACATCCAGTTTCGTGGCGGGGCACCCGGCTTTCTGAAAGTTCTAGATGAGAAGACATTGGGCTTTGCCGACTTTTCGGGCAATGTTCAGTACATCACCGTGGGTAATCTGACTGGAAACGACAAAGCGTTTTTATTTTTGATGGATTACCGCCATCGCAAACGCATCAAGATCTGGGGCAGAGCGGAGCTGATTGAAGGGAATTCCGAATGGACTGAACGGCTCCAAGTCCCAGGCTATCCTGCCGCCGTTGAACGGGCAATTCTATTTCACGTTGAAGCGATTAGTGAGAACTGTCCCCAGCATATTCCAATTCGCTATTCAGAAGCCGAAGTTGAAGCGATGCTGTCTCCTTTGCACGATCGCATTGCTGAATTAGAACAACAGCTAGCGCAGCAGGTAGAGCAACGATTAAGCCAGCGAAGCAATATCCAGTAA
- a CDS encoding TetR/AcrR family transcriptional regulator codes for MPKETYIPDLLRLFRQYGYDGATLAKISEATGLGKASLYHHFPGGKDEMVATVLDYLERWMDENILQALKGTGDPLSRLQQMGDRVSEVYEGGKQPCLSAILLLGSARDVFHDRVQSLYQVWIEAIATVLIEAGLNKTVARQRGEDAVIAIQGALILSQGLNNPAPFQRVMQQLSRTLCENESSVVSG; via the coding sequence ATGCCTAAAGAAACCTACATTCCAGATCTATTACGCCTGTTTCGGCAATACGGCTACGATGGGGCAACCCTAGCCAAAATCTCTGAAGCGACCGGGTTGGGCAAAGCCAGCCTTTACCATCACTTTCCGGGCGGCAAGGACGAAATGGTTGCTACCGTGCTGGATTATCTGGAACGCTGGATGGACGAGAATATTCTGCAAGCGCTGAAAGGGACAGGCGATCCGCTCTCCCGATTGCAGCAGATGGGCGATCGCGTCAGTGAGGTTTACGAAGGCGGGAAACAGCCCTGTCTCTCGGCTATTTTGCTGTTGGGGTCGGCGCGGGATGTCTTTCACGATCGCGTCCAGAGTCTCTACCAGGTCTGGATTGAGGCGATCGCTACGGTCTTGATCGAAGCGGGTCTGAATAAAACCGTGGCTCGGCAGCGAGGAGAAGATGCGGTAATCGCAATTCAAGGGGCACTCATTCTATCGCAAGGACTAAACAATCCTGCTCCTTTTCAGCGAGTGATGCAGCAGCTATCGAGGACGCTTTGCGAGAACGAGTCGTCTGTCGTTTCAGGTTGA
- a CDS encoding PAS domain-containing hybrid sensor histidine kinase/response regulator, which produces MATSQTHPPSLFINLALFLAYGVGLFGLSHFLQSHFLQPMCFSSVAVTLLSSGVAGLGVLGLITAIPTLNPRKRDSVLSADLSAELTEKLQSLNSLLSDASQQLNESEERFRTSIDTMLDCFGIYSAIRDQQGQILDFRVQFVNRAACLSNQMSAAEQLGKGLCELLPAHRTSGLFDEYCQVVETGRPLVKNALSCEDQYGQRQLIRAFDIRAAKLGDGFVATWRDVTERHPAERKQTERALEQGNERFRLAMAAINAAVYDWDIELNQVDRSEGTSYLFGFPTETIESNSEWWLNRIHPEDLDATRQALLTALQQDERYSLEYRVRNQQGEYVDVQDQGLILRDAGGRAVRVVGSTTDIRERKRAEAALKQSEATAQARAAELEAFMEAVPAGVWIAHDPQCHHVTPNHTAYEMMRRSPDSVMTATPASGKYPFQFKIQQKGQDVDPNDLPMQQAGRTGQIASGEFGFVFEDGDTCVLYGRAVPVRYESGEIRGVIGAFLDISHLKQAEAALQQSEERLQLALKGAKQGIWDWDLHTQQLTWDDRCKELFGFPADFPVTYGWHINAVHPEDRQRVTAATTHALHNGGEFEEEYRTVWLDGTVHWVLARGQCYSTANGTPCRMSGTVLDITEVKRDETTRKQAEAALQERELMFRTLADTMPQLFWIVRSDTYHEYCNQRWCEYTGLSLEQVQGEGVEQVIHPDDFAYTLQSFDEAATARRMFRIEHRVRRASDGEYRWHLSQALPLYDEKGNMVKWFGSSTDIHDQKLLIEERAQALERERAARTELERANRMKDEFLAVVSHELRSPLNAILGWSRLLRTHTFNPQKTEQALASIERNAQAQTQLIEDLLDISRIIRGKIRLDLRPTHLIPCVQAAIDTIRPTAAAKSIALSFHSTLDGDLVSGDPERLQQIVWNLLSNAVKFTPASGRIEVCVQAIHPMVQIQIIDSGKGISAEFLPHIFERFRQEDATTTRTQGGLGLGLAIVRNLVELHGGTIHVDSSGEEQGTTFTVQLPRLTVALPNQSVSCQDLHRRTRGDGVFDLSNINVLIVDDERDTREFLQAALEQYGAKVISASSASEAWEFLKIHKPDILLSDIGMPDEDGLTLIRRIRSLSPSQGGRIPAVALTAYAREGDRLEVLSAGFHMHISKPIEPMQLLTVILRLGETL; this is translated from the coding sequence ATGGCTACGTCCCAAACCCATCCCCCCAGCCTGTTCATCAACCTTGCACTGTTCCTCGCCTATGGGGTAGGACTGTTTGGGTTATCCCATTTTCTGCAATCCCATTTTCTGCAACCAATGTGCTTCTCTTCAGTTGCAGTGACCCTGTTGAGTAGTGGGGTAGCGGGTCTCGGCGTATTGGGTCTCATCACAGCTATTCCTACCCTGAACCCCAGGAAGCGCGATTCTGTTCTATCGGCTGACCTATCGGCTGAATTGACCGAGAAGCTACAGTCCCTCAACTCTCTGCTCTCGGATGCCAGTCAGCAACTCAACGAGAGTGAGGAACGGTTTCGCACGTCGATCGACACAATGCTGGATTGCTTCGGCATCTACAGCGCCATTCGAGATCAGCAAGGACAAATCCTGGATTTTCGAGTCCAGTTTGTCAACCGGGCGGCTTGTCTGAGCAATCAAATGAGTGCGGCGGAGCAGCTGGGTAAAGGGCTGTGTGAACTGTTACCGGCTCATCGAACTAGCGGATTATTTGACGAGTATTGCCAAGTCGTTGAAACGGGACGTCCCCTTGTGAAAAATGCCCTGTCCTGTGAAGACCAATACGGTCAGCGTCAACTGATTCGAGCGTTTGATATTCGAGCAGCTAAATTAGGGGATGGGTTTGTTGCCACCTGGCGGGATGTCACTGAGCGTCATCCAGCGGAGCGCAAACAAACGGAACGGGCACTGGAACAGGGAAATGAGCGATTCCGGTTGGCGATGGCTGCGATCAATGCGGCGGTCTATGACTGGGATATTGAACTAAATCAGGTCGATCGCAGTGAAGGAACGAGTTACCTGTTTGGGTTTCCGACAGAGACGATCGAGTCCAATAGTGAGTGGTGGCTAAACCGGATTCACCCGGAGGATCTGGACGCAACGAGGCAGGCATTGCTGACAGCCCTTCAGCAGGACGAACGCTACAGCCTGGAATATCGGGTTCGTAATCAACAGGGTGAGTACGTTGATGTGCAGGATCAGGGCTTAATTCTGCGGGATGCCGGAGGGCGAGCCGTGCGGGTGGTCGGCAGTACAACCGATATTAGAGAACGAAAGCGGGCAGAAGCCGCACTGAAGCAAAGCGAAGCAACCGCACAAGCCAGAGCCGCAGAGTTAGAGGCGTTCATGGAGGCTGTTCCTGCGGGGGTTTGGATTGCTCATGATCCCCAGTGCCATCACGTGACGCCAAATCATACCGCTTATGAAATGATGCGGCGATCGCCTGACTCTGTGATGACAGCGACCCCTGCAAGTGGCAAATACCCTTTTCAGTTTAAAATTCAGCAGAAAGGGCAGGACGTTGACCCGAATGACTTACCCATGCAGCAGGCAGGTCGTACTGGGCAAATCGCCTCAGGTGAGTTTGGGTTTGTCTTTGAAGATGGTGATACTTGCGTCCTCTATGGCAGAGCCGTGCCAGTCCGGTATGAGTCAGGAGAGATTCGAGGGGTGATTGGGGCGTTTCTAGATATCAGTCACCTGAAACAGGCAGAAGCAGCACTTCAACAAAGTGAGGAACGGCTGCAACTCGCTCTAAAAGGGGCAAAGCAGGGAATTTGGGACTGGGATTTACATACCCAACAGTTAACCTGGGACGATCGCTGCAAAGAACTGTTTGGATTTCCCGCTGATTTTCCAGTGACCTATGGGTGGCACATCAATGCCGTTCATCCTGAAGATCGTCAGCGAGTTACGGCTGCGACAACCCATGCTCTGCACAATGGCGGTGAATTTGAGGAGGAGTACCGAACAGTATGGCTTGATGGTACAGTCCACTGGGTTCTGGCACGGGGACAATGTTATTCAACAGCGAATGGAACACCCTGTCGAATGTCAGGAACGGTTCTGGACATCACGGAGGTCAAGCGGGACGAAACCACTCGCAAGCAGGCTGAAGCGGCTCTACAAGAGCGTGAACTGATGTTCCGCACTCTCGCGGACACCATGCCCCAACTTTTCTGGATCGTTCGCTCTGACACATATCACGAATATTGCAATCAGCGCTGGTGTGAATATACGGGGCTATCTCTGGAACAAGTACAAGGAGAAGGAGTGGAACAGGTCATTCATCCAGATGATTTCGCCTACACCCTCCAATCCTTTGACGAGGCTGCAACCGCCCGCAGAATGTTCAGGATCGAGCATCGGGTTCGTCGGGCTAGCGATGGAGAATACCGCTGGCACTTATCACAGGCTTTGCCTCTGTATGACGAAAAGGGGAACATGGTGAAATGGTTTGGCTCTTCCACCGATATTCACGATCAGAAATTGCTGATTGAAGAACGGGCACAGGCGTTGGAACGAGAACGGGCAGCCCGCACAGAGCTAGAACGGGCAAACCGCATGAAAGACGAGTTTTTGGCAGTTGTTTCCCATGAATTGCGATCGCCCCTCAATGCGATTCTGGGTTGGTCACGGCTGCTCCGAACCCATACCTTTAACCCTCAGAAGACAGAACAAGCCCTGGCTTCGATCGAGCGCAACGCCCAAGCCCAAACGCAATTGATCGAAGATCTGCTCGACATCTCCCGCATTATTCGCGGTAAGATTCGGCTGGACTTACGCCCAACCCATCTAATTCCCTGTGTTCAGGCGGCGATCGATACCATTCGTCCTACGGCGGCGGCTAAATCCATTGCGCTCTCGTTTCATTCAACGCTTGATGGAGATCTGGTTTCCGGCGATCCGGAACGATTGCAGCAAATTGTCTGGAACCTGCTCTCAAATGCCGTTAAATTTACGCCCGCAAGTGGACGGATTGAAGTATGTGTTCAAGCAATCCACCCAATGGTTCAAATTCAGATCATTGATTCCGGCAAAGGCATCTCTGCTGAATTTTTGCCTCATATTTTCGAGCGATTCCGACAGGAAGATGCAACCACAACCCGAACACAGGGCGGTTTAGGACTGGGACTGGCGATCGTGCGAAATTTAGTCGAGTTGCACGGGGGAACAATCCACGTTGATAGCTCTGGGGAAGAACAGGGTACGACCTTTACGGTTCAGTTACCGCGCCTTACGGTTGCTTTACCCAACCAGTCCGTGAGCTGTCAGGATCTCCATCGTCGAACAAGGGGTGATGGGGTGTTCGACCTATCCAACATCAATGTGTTAATTGTTGATGACGAGAGAGACACGCGCGAATTTTTGCAGGCGGCTTTAGAACAATACGGTGCAAAGGTGATTAGTGCTTCCTCTGCCTCAGAAGCCTGGGAATTCCTAAAAATTCACAAACCTGACATCCTGCTGAGCGATATTGGCATGCCCGATGAAGACGGACTCACGTTAATTCGTCGTATTCGATCGCTGTCACCTAGCCAGGGCGGACGAATTCCGGCGGTTGCCTTAACTGCTTACGCGAGAGAGGGCGATCGGCTGGAAGTGTTATCGGCTGGTTTCCATATGCATATCTCTAAACCAATCGAACCAATGCAACTGCTGACCGTCATTCTAAGATTAGGGGAGACGCTGTAG
- a CDS encoding universal stress protein, with protein sequence MFNKILVALDDSIHHRTVFAAAFALAQQTNAHLMLLHVLSTNEPIELTLPVFSGYYPTLSEDLVRQCHEEQRAIEERGLQRLQSLADEATAAGVPVEFTQKMGVPGPLICTIAKDWGADLIMVGRRGQSGLSELLLGSVSNHVLHHAPCAVLVIQPQVKETEET encoded by the coding sequence ATGTTTAATAAAATTTTGGTTGCGCTCGATGATTCGATTCATCATAGAACGGTTTTCGCTGCCGCTTTTGCCTTGGCACAGCAGACCAACGCTCATCTGATGCTGCTGCACGTTTTATCAACCAATGAGCCTATAGAGCTGACACTTCCCGTCTTTTCTGGCTATTACCCGACGTTGAGCGAGGATTTAGTGCGGCAATGCCATGAAGAGCAGCGGGCAATCGAAGAACGGGGTTTGCAAAGGCTGCAATCGCTTGCCGATGAAGCAACAGCTGCGGGAGTTCCGGTCGAATTTACTCAAAAAATGGGGGTTCCGGGTCCACTCATCTGCACGATCGCGAAGGATTGGGGGGCTGACTTGATTATGGTCGGACGCCGAGGACAGTCTGGCTTAAGTGAGTTATTACTGGGTAGCGTGAGCAATCATGTGCTTCACCATGCGCCCTGTGCTGTTCTAGTCATCCAACCTCAAGTAAAAGAAACTGAGGAAACGTGA
- a CDS encoding class I SAM-dependent methyltransferase, which produces MNIQAAYDTWSQTYDTDRNLTRDLDQAVTRKILAGLSSRSIVEIGCGTGKNTLWLSQIADSVHAIDFSQAMLEKAKAKVNSANVTFAVGDITKSWNCSDASADLITCNLVLEHILDLSLIFSEASRVLVQGGYFFVSELHPFRQYQGTKANFQNNQETIEITAFTHHISDFMNAAKRHGFTLEDFQEWWHENDQSKPPRLATFLFKR; this is translated from the coding sequence ATGAACATTCAAGCAGCCTATGATACCTGGTCACAGACCTATGACACCGATCGAAATCTTACCCGTGACCTGGATCAAGCCGTTACCCGAAAAATATTAGCGGGTTTAAGCAGTCGTTCAATTGTTGAGATTGGCTGCGGTACAGGAAAAAATACCCTTTGGCTGTCTCAAATTGCTGACAGCGTTCATGCGATTGATTTTTCACAAGCAATGCTTGAGAAGGCAAAAGCAAAGGTAAATTCAGCCAATGTTACATTTGCCGTTGGAGATATCACAAAGTCGTGGAACTGTAGCGATGCATCCGCTGACTTGATTACCTGTAACCTCGTACTAGAACATATTCTGGATCTATCTCTCATCTTCTCAGAGGCGTCTCGCGTATTAGTCCAAGGGGGATACTTTTTTGTTTCTGAGCTACATCCCTTCAGACAGTATCAAGGTACAAAAGCAAATTTTCAAAATAATCAAGAAACAATTGAAATTACGGCTTTCACGCATCATATTTCTGACTTCATGAACGCAGCCAAGAGGCATGGTTTCACCCTTGAGGACTTTCAGGAGTGGTGGCACGAAAACGATCAGAGTAAACCCCCACGACTTGCAACCTTTCTATTTAAGCGATAA